A genomic region of Bradyrhizobium sp. ORS 278 contains the following coding sequences:
- a CDS encoding helix-turn-helix transcriptional regulator — protein sequence MFGELSDREKACLEWAALGKSSWEVDRILAISEHTVVFHIKNAMRKLGVASRTLAAVRAMELGLIQPSTEQSSPHPLEREIKEAPKNPVIATIKDDR from the coding sequence ATGTTCGGCGAACTCTCTGATCGGGAGAAAGCATGCCTAGAATGGGCAGCGTTAGGAAAGTCGTCGTGGGAAGTTGACCGGATCCTCGCTATCAGTGAGCACACTGTGGTTTTCCACATCAAAAACGCAATGCGTAAGCTTGGCGTAGCTAGTCGCACGCTAGCAGCAGTCAGAGCCATGGAACTCGGTCTCATTCAGCCATCAACCGAACAGTCCTCGCCGCATCCACTAGAACGCGAAATTAAAGAAGCTCCCAAAAATCCGGTTATTGCAACTATCAAAGATGATAGGTGA